One Helianthus annuus cultivar XRQ/B chromosome 12, HanXRQr2.0-SUNRISE, whole genome shotgun sequence genomic region harbors:
- the LOC118484716 gene encoding uncharacterized protein LOC118484716 has protein sequence MRGTFKGDLYKNMLWKCATATTIPEFQTAMDELKAFNKKAHLWLSKIPPLHRTRSHFSGRAVSDVLLNNMCECYNGKVIEGMDRPIISALEYIREYLMRRIVTVLKVIEKCDGLLTPRATELLEEIKKDASHYHVQWNGGEYYEVSGKPNHARVVNLDTRTCSCRGWEITGLPCRHVVAALWCMAENRGRVGAIESWAHPVHTMERWRLVYSHKINPLNGRALWTKIELPTIITPPKHHNQVGRLKKLRKRSEAEIEDMTQSGSLTKKHTQGACNKCKQIGHNSRTCKGKSTTAGTSVKAGSGTSSKAGKGVKAAKDGKA, from the exons ATGAGGGGAACCTTTAAAGGAGATTTGTACAAAAACATGCTCTGGAAGTGTGCTACTGCTACTACTATTCCTGAATTTCAAACGGCCATGGATGAGTTGAAGGCCTTTAACAAGAAAGCACACTTGTGGTTGTCTAAGATCCCACCTTTACACCGGACAAGATCACACTTTTCTG GTAGGGCAGTGTCTGATGTTTTGTTAAACAATATGTGTGAGTGTTATAATGGCAAGGTGATTGAAGGCATGGACAGGCCCATAATATCTGCACTTGAGTACATCAGGGAATATCTTATGAGAAGGATTGTGACGGTTTTGAAAGTAATAGAAAAGTGTGATGGATTGCTAACACCAAGAGCCACAGAACTGTTAGAGGAGATCAAGAAAGATGCAAGTCACTATCATGTTCAGTGGAACGGAGGGGAGTATTATGAGGTTAGTGGGAAACCCAATCATGCTCGTGTGGTGAACTTGGATACAAGAACATGTAGTTGCAGGGGTTGGGAAATAACAG GGTTACCTTGCAGACATGTTGTGGCTGCACTTTGGTGTATGGCTGAAAATCGAGGAAGGGTTGGTGCTATAGAGAGTTGGGCTCATCCAGTGCACACAATGGAAAGATGGAGGCTGGTGTATTCTCACAAGATAAACCCATTGAATGGCAGGGCTTTGTGGACAAAAATTGAACTTCCGACAATTATCACACCGCCTAAGCATCATAATCAGGTGGGAAGACTGAAGAAGTTAAGGAAGAGGTCTGAGGCTGAAATTGAAGACATGACACAGTCTGGAAGTTTGACAAAAAAGCACACTCAaggagcatgtaacaagtgtaagcAGATAGGCCACAACTCCAGGACCTGCAAGGGGAAAAGTACGACAGCTGGAACAAGTGTCAAGGCTGGAAGTGGAACAAGTTCGAAGGCTGGCAAGGGTGTGAAGGCTGCAAAGGATGGAAAGGCTTGA
- the LOC110892930 gene encoding uncharacterized mitochondrial protein AtMg00810-like, with amino-acid sequence MTDEYKALLANNTWELVPRPPDTPVIRCMWLFKHKFHADGSLERHKARLVVNGKSQTVGVDCDETFSPVVKPTTIRTVLSLAVSRGWSTHQLDVKNAFLNGHLKETVYMFQPPGFTSSTHPKHVCKLNKSLYGLKQAPRAWYQRFAGYLFKCGFTSNVCDTSLFIYHHGNHLAYLLLYVDDIILTASSNDLLQRIIRSLTAEFKMTDLGSLHHFLGIAVTKQHNGLFLSQSTYAADILSRANMSNCNHVSTPVEVGSKLSADSGASFPDGSLYRSLAGALQYLTITRPDIAYAVQQVCLFMHAPREPHFQFLKRILRYIKGTINQGLLISPSKSTTLTAYSDADWGGCPDSRRSTSGYCVYLGSNLISWSSKRQPTISRSSAEAEYRGVANTVAEISWV; translated from the coding sequence ATGACTGACGAATATAAAGCTCTATTGGCCAACAACACGTGGGAACTTGTCCCCCGACCACCCGATACACCTGTGATCCGATGCATGTGGCTCTTTAAACACAAATTTCATGCTGACGGCTCTTTGGAGCGACATAAGGCACGTTTGGTTGTTAATGGCAAAAGCCAAACTGTGGGTGTCGACTGTGATGAGACCTTTAGCCCTGTAGTAAAACCTACCACCATTCGCACCGTCCTTAGCCTGGCTGTCTCACGCGGTTGGTCTACACACCAATTGGATGTTAAAAATGCATTTTTAAACGGTCATTTAAAAGAAACTGTCTACATGTTTCAACCACCAGGCTTCACATCTTCTACTCACCCGAAACATGTATGCAAACTAAATAAATCTTTATATGGTCTAAAACAAGCCCCCAGGGCGTGGTATCAACGTTTTGCAGGTTATTTATTCAAATGTGGCTTTACTAGCAATGTGTGCGACACTTCTCTCTTTATATATCACCATGGAAATCACTTGGCTTATCTCTTACTGTACGTGGATGATATCATTTTAACTGCTTCTAGTAATGACCTGCTACAGCGTATCATACGGTCTCTCACAGCTGAATTTAAAATGACCGATTTGGGGAGTTTACATCATTTTTTGGGCattgctgtcacaaaacagcatAACGGGTTATTTTTGTCACAATCCACTTATGCAGCTGATATCTTGTCTCGAGCGAATATGTCAAACTGCAACCACGTTAGTACTCCTGTCGAAGTTGGTTCTAAACTCAGCGCTGATAGTGGCGCCTCTTTCCCTGATGGTTCATTATATAGGAGCTTAGCCGGAGCACTTCAGTATCTAACTATTACCAGACCAGACATTGCCTATGCTGTTCAACAGGTCTGTCTGTTTATGCACGCTCCTCGGGAACCTCACTTTCAGTTCCTCAAACGGATCCTTCGTTACATCAAAGGCACCATCAACCAAGGTCTATTAATTTCACCATCTAAATCTACTACGTTGACTGCTTACTCAGACGCCGACTGGGGAGGCTGCCCCGACTCTCGCAGATCCACCTCCGGCTACTGTGTTTATTTGGGATCCAACTTGATCTCCTGGTCTTCTAAGCGCCAACCCACCATTTCCAGATCAAGTGCAGAGGCTGAATATCGTGGCGTGGCAAATACCGTCGCTGAAATCAGTTGGGTTTGA